From one Herpetosiphon gulosus genomic stretch:
- a CDS encoding succinate dehydrogenase iron-sulfur subunit, producing the protein MKVTFRVPRFDAATDFTAKYQVYHVEVNQFTTILDALNIIKDEQDSSLTFRRGSQSGIDGSCGMMINGRNRLASTTRVLSLNTTEIAVGPLPGFPVIRDLVVDFDSFFAKDAVMLPYLVTDIAKPADGKERLQSPKDANRIALAASCNQCGCCTSACPVHWSNGEYYGPSALTRAYRFVEDSRDTAIKARLDIVGSETGVWRCHTVFNCSECPKSIPNGENIQALKRKIMLNKIGLGRIEVKVARTEATV; encoded by the coding sequence ATGAAAGTAACATTTCGTGTGCCACGCTTCGATGCTGCCACCGATTTTACCGCCAAATATCAGGTCTATCATGTTGAGGTAAATCAATTTACCACGATTCTTGATGCCTTGAACATCATCAAAGACGAACAAGATAGTAGCTTGACCTTTCGGCGTGGCTCGCAATCGGGCATCGATGGCTCATGCGGCATGATGATTAATGGCCGCAATCGCTTGGCTTCGACCACCCGTGTGTTGTCCTTAAATACCACTGAAATTGCTGTAGGGCCATTACCAGGCTTCCCAGTTATTCGCGATTTAGTGGTTGATTTCGATTCGTTTTTTGCCAAAGATGCAGTGATGTTGCCCTATTTGGTCACCGATATCGCTAAGCCTGCCGATGGCAAAGAGCGCTTGCAAAGCCCCAAAGATGCTAACCGCATCGCCTTGGCGGCTAGCTGTAATCAATGTGGTTGCTGTACCTCGGCCTGCCCAGTTCACTGGAGCAACGGCGAATATTATGGCCCATCAGCATTAACTCGCGCCTATCGCTTCGTCGAAGATTCACGCGACACCGCGATTAAGGCTCGCTTAGATATTGTTGGCTCTGAAACCGGCGTTTGGCGCTGCCATACCGTGTTCAACTGCTCAGAATGTCCTAAGTCGATTCCCAATGGCGAAAATATTCAAGCCCTCAAGCGCAAAATTATGCTGAATAAAATTGGCCTTGGGCGGATTGAAGTTAAAGTTGCTCGAACCGAAGCAACTGTCTAA
- the scpB gene encoding SMC-Scp complex subunit ScpB, protein MTGQSSIQTLLHHWLKLFALAIAQLVQRFAKPPNQLAMNVDQAPPMSVTPTDQPEFEAELFSIEVVANPEFETAMLIEPVELSSPTPTLTEHLNPDLLLRAEAVLFVAGDPVEYATLAKALELPEQDIPLLIADLRQRFNGRGIRLQDQAGTLQLVSAPEATDALERFLGVSQPQKLSPAALEVLAIIAYRQPVTRAGLEAIRGVDSSGVVRSLLARELIYEVGRAETIGRPVLYGTTSQFLHIFGITSLAELPAFNFERQAPIDPDATQERLF, encoded by the coding sequence ATGACTGGGCAATCATCAATTCAAACCTTGCTGCACCATTGGCTCAAGCTGTTTGCCTTGGCGATTGCCCAGTTGGTTCAACGCTTCGCCAAGCCACCAAACCAGCTAGCAATGAATGTAGATCAAGCACCACCTATGTCTGTTACCCCAACCGACCAACCAGAATTTGAAGCCGAATTGTTCTCAATTGAGGTAGTTGCAAACCCTGAGTTTGAGACTGCTATGTTGATTGAGCCAGTTGAATTATCATCCCCAACACCAACCCTGACTGAGCATTTAAATCCAGATCTGTTGCTGCGAGCCGAGGCTGTGCTGTTTGTAGCAGGCGATCCGGTTGAGTATGCCACCTTGGCCAAGGCGCTCGAATTGCCTGAGCAGGACATTCCGCTGTTGATTGCTGATTTACGCCAGCGTTTCAATGGGCGCGGCATTCGGTTACAAGATCAAGCTGGTACCTTGCAATTGGTTAGTGCGCCTGAGGCAACCGATGCCCTTGAACGGTTTCTAGGGGTCAGCCAGCCGCAAAAACTCTCGCCAGCAGCCCTTGAGGTTTTGGCAATTATTGCCTATCGCCAACCAGTAACCCGGGCTGGGCTTGAAGCAATTCGGGGGGTTGATTCGAGTGGCGTTGTGCGTTCGCTCTTGGCGCGTGAATTAATTTATGAGGTTGGTCGGGCTGAAACAATTGGCCGCCCAGTGCTTTATGGCACAACCAGTCAATTTTTGCATATTTTTGGGATCACGAGTTTGGCTGAATTGCCAGCCTTTAATTTTGAACGCCAAGCCCCAATCGACCCCGACGCAACTCAAGAACGCCTGTTTTAA
- a CDS encoding DUF4388 domain-containing protein, which produces MELTGTFNSFPLRELLELMQQSSMCGELEIVGKHGRGLILTRDGLVRHAEYNDKVGPEAVWLLFEEPNAEFAVRDLRELTQETMLSDAMSLCDEAEDRARSWSELRIFIPSDNAIPYIRNGATPSQPLDSMAVAVARTINGESSIRQIAERLIIEPIDVSRAIVRLVKAGVVAIMGVDPAKSLATKVLEPTTAPMPLASLTPTLTPAKQPELTTAPLPTQPAATQASDISRPNQGGLLGRLAQGPARR; this is translated from the coding sequence ATGGAACTAACAGGCACATTCAACAGCTTTCCTTTACGTGAATTACTCGAACTAATGCAACAAAGCTCAATGTGTGGCGAGCTTGAAATTGTCGGCAAACATGGACGTGGCTTGATCCTGACCCGCGATGGGCTGGTACGCCACGCTGAATATAACGATAAAGTTGGGCCAGAGGCAGTTTGGCTGCTATTTGAAGAACCCAACGCTGAATTCGCCGTGCGCGATTTACGCGAGCTAACCCAAGAAACAATGCTCTCGGATGCAATGAGCTTATGCGATGAAGCTGAGGATCGCGCTCGTTCGTGGAGCGAATTGCGCATTTTCATCCCTAGCGATAATGCGATTCCCTACATTCGCAATGGCGCAACGCCCAGCCAACCACTCGATTCGATGGCGGTGGCGGTAGCACGAACAATCAATGGAGAAAGTAGCATTCGCCAGATCGCTGAACGCTTGATCATCGAGCCAATCGATGTTTCACGAGCAATTGTCCGCTTGGTCAAAGCTGGCGTGGTGGCAATTATGGGGGTTGATCCTGCTAAAAGCTTAGCAACTAAGGTGTTGGAGCCAACGACTGCGCCGATGCCATTGGCTAGCTTAACGCCAACCCTAACCCCAGCCAAACAACCTGAGTTGACGACGGCTCCACTGCCAACCCAACCAGCAGCAACGCAAGCAAGCGATATTAGCCGACCAAATCAAGGTGGTCTGCTTGGGCGTTTGGCTCAAGGCCCAGCCCGCCGCTAA
- a CDS encoding FAD-binding protein: protein MIQHDVIVVGSGIAGMRCALEIKRNAPNADVAIVTKQYPVRAASVVERTGIAAALGNSSSDSIEAHISDTLTYGKSNNAAAVKALCEQAPAAVYELEHMGLPFSRLKSGRIAQQAAYGHCQPRLANAGDQTGHAIVTTLYGEVVRFGIKVYPEWFMLGLVVEGKNVRGVSVLDIRSSEIEIINAKVTVLATGSYGQLYATSSDSYASTGDGHAAALRAGINLTGMDLVNFHPLGVANTGLIINEQVLADGAHLLNASEKRFTNEQASLAEVTAAINAEIAAGRGVDGHVWLDVRHLPTSQIRERYPHVLDYAEDFAGVNPKHDFIPVKPTQQSSLGGLPTDLNGSVAGFEGLYAVGACANNGVHGEQALPGNELAAAVVFAKLAGAAIAGKLGTASYGNVPSYATSNASDEIEGLFGQKGSHKLGLVRKNLRQAFNSQAHTAASDEQHVGLVHSLREQFGQIALHDKNRRFNTELLEALELDRLLDVADAVAKASVAAL, encoded by the coding sequence GTGATTCAGCATGATGTAATTGTGGTTGGCAGTGGCATCGCTGGGATGCGCTGCGCCCTTGAAATTAAACGCAACGCGCCCAACGCCGATGTGGCGATTGTTACCAAACAGTATCCAGTACGGGCGGCTTCGGTCGTCGAACGCACCGGTATTGCCGCCGCCTTAGGTAATAGCAGCAGCGATAGCATCGAAGCACATATCAGCGATACCTTGACTTATGGCAAAAGCAATAATGCCGCTGCGGTCAAGGCGCTGTGCGAGCAAGCTCCCGCCGCTGTTTATGAGCTAGAGCACATGGGCTTGCCATTTAGCCGTTTGAAGAGTGGCCGGATCGCCCAACAAGCCGCCTATGGCCATTGCCAACCACGCTTGGCCAATGCTGGCGACCAAACTGGCCACGCAATTGTTACCACGTTGTATGGCGAAGTTGTACGCTTTGGGATCAAAGTTTATCCTGAGTGGTTTATGCTGGGCTTGGTGGTTGAAGGCAAAAACGTGCGTGGTGTTAGTGTGCTCGATATTCGCAGCAGCGAAATCGAAATTATCAACGCCAAAGTGACCGTGCTGGCAACTGGCAGCTATGGTCAACTCTACGCTACTTCCAGTGATTCATATGCCTCAACTGGCGATGGCCATGCTGCTGCTTTGCGAGCTGGGATCAACCTAACGGGCATGGATTTAGTCAATTTCCATCCCTTGGGCGTGGCCAATACTGGCTTGATTATCAACGAACAGGTACTGGCCGATGGCGCACATCTGCTTAACGCTAGCGAAAAACGTTTTACCAACGAACAAGCGAGTTTGGCCGAGGTAACCGCTGCGATCAATGCTGAAATTGCTGCTGGCAGAGGCGTTGATGGCCATGTGTGGCTGGATGTTCGCCATTTGCCAACTAGCCAAATTCGTGAGCGTTACCCACACGTATTGGATTACGCCGAAGATTTTGCAGGCGTTAATCCCAAACATGATTTTATTCCAGTCAAGCCAACCCAACAATCGAGCCTTGGTGGTTTGCCAACCGACCTCAATGGGAGCGTGGCTGGCTTCGAAGGTTTGTATGCAGTTGGGGCTTGCGCCAATAACGGCGTGCATGGCGAGCAAGCCTTGCCTGGCAACGAATTAGCAGCGGCTGTGGTGTTTGCCAAATTGGCAGGCGCTGCAATTGCAGGCAAACTGGGCACGGCCAGCTATGGCAACGTGCCAAGCTACGCCACCAGCAATGCTAGCGATGAAATCGAAGGCTTGTTCGGCCAAAAAGGTAGCCACAAATTGGGACTTGTGCGCAAAAACTTGCGTCAAGCCTTCAATAGCCAAGCCCACACTGCGGCCAGCGATGAACAACACGTTGGCTTGGTGCATAGCTTGCGCGAACAATTTGGCCAAATTGCCTTGCACGATAAAAATCGGCGCTTTAATACTGAATTGCTCGAAGCCCTAGAGCTTGATCGGCTGCTTGATGTGGCCGATGCTGTGGCGAAAGCAAGCGTGGCTGCGCTCTAA
- a CDS encoding trypsin-like peptidase domain-containing protein → MQLRDRLGWMLSGILLGMLLMVSCDVVNQASTVQPSVADAAAVPSTGPLATAAAQMPVNQAGVDAYSNVIRAVYNRGNPSVVRIDVQSNQGESLGTGFVIDKQGHIVTNNHVVGSSRSVLVNFIDGEAAIADVIGVDSDSDLAVIKVRNPNANILVPVELGDSSAVQVGDVVVAIGNPYGENRTATAGIISAIRGAKNEGGGSTFSIPGVLQTDTAINPGNSGGPLFNSQGQVIGVNTFILDPSGRGANIGLGFAVPINLVKLVAPAIIRDGSYTHPFFGAVVSSVDSYFAEVNNLPSKGIIITQLYNGPAAEAGLQVGDVIVAVNGEPMLESGDLISLLELTTQPGDRITVTVAEGNGRTRDVQVQVGARPGR, encoded by the coding sequence ATGCAGCTTCGTGATCGTTTGGGCTGGATGTTGAGTGGTATTTTGCTGGGCATGTTGTTGATGGTGAGTTGCGATGTGGTCAATCAGGCTTCGACGGTTCAGCCAAGTGTGGCCGATGCTGCCGCTGTGCCTTCAACTGGCCCGTTGGCAACCGCCGCTGCCCAGATGCCCGTCAATCAGGCTGGGGTTGATGCCTATAGCAATGTAATTCGGGCGGTCTATAATCGGGGCAATCCTTCGGTCGTTCGCATCGATGTGCAAAGTAACCAAGGCGAATCGCTAGGCACTGGCTTTGTGATCGATAAACAGGGCCATATCGTCACCAATAATCACGTTGTTGGCAGCAGCCGTAGTGTGTTGGTTAATTTTATTGACGGCGAGGCAGCAATTGCCGATGTAATTGGCGTGGATAGCGATTCAGATTTGGCAGTGATCAAGGTGCGCAATCCAAATGCCAATATTTTGGTGCCAGTTGAGCTTGGCGATTCATCGGCGGTGCAAGTTGGCGATGTAGTGGTGGCGATTGGCAATCCTTACGGCGAGAATCGTACCGCCACGGCGGGGATCATCAGCGCAATTCGTGGAGCTAAAAACGAGGGTGGCGGCAGTACCTTCTCAATTCCTGGGGTGTTGCAAACTGACACAGCGATTAACCCAGGTAATTCGGGCGGGCCATTGTTCAACAGTCAAGGTCAAGTAATTGGGGTCAACACCTTTATTCTCGATCCATCGGGGCGCGGCGCGAATATTGGCTTGGGCTTTGCCGTGCCGATCAATTTAGTTAAGCTGGTTGCCCCAGCGATTATTCGTGATGGCAGCTATACTCATCCATTCTTTGGCGCGGTGGTGAGTAGCGTCGATAGCTATTTTGCTGAAGTTAACAATTTGCCCAGCAAAGGCATTATCATTACCCAACTCTATAATGGCCCTGCTGCCGAAGCTGGTTTGCAAGTTGGCGATGTGATTGTGGCGGTCAATGGTGAACCAATGCTCGAATCGGGCGATTTGATTTCATTGTTGGAATTAACAACCCAGCCCGGTGATCGGATTACAGTTACCGTAGCCGAAGGCAATGGCCGTACCCGTGATGTTCAAGTGCAGGTTGGGGCACGCCCAGGCCGCTAG
- a CDS encoding M20/M25/M40 family metallo-hydrolase: MSIRTSLVDLTSRLVAIPSVSAEKRDLQPVIDLVVAELADYPAALLHHRDANVYPMLVVNFNQELRSDLILNAHLDVVPARPEQWQAFERDGKLYGRGTQDMKGSAAVYIEIIKEIAQLPAAQRPSVSFQFVTDEEIGGANGTALLRDEGWQANLFIAGEPTNLNICHGAKGILWLAVEQPGVPAHGSRPWEGVNPIERLASGLGRLYDYYPTPAQEIWRTTVTPAIIKGGDAGNRIPANAQLNLDIRWTPEEGADAVIDNVKQAFATTSEPNPNVQILHRGTALNTPAEEPNLQRIVDAQQTSLGRQAQLFREHFGSDARFYSDAGIPAVCWGPEGAGLHTDDEWVSIDGLVNYYQAVKALLGM; this comes from the coding sequence GTGTCAATCCGTACAAGTTTGGTTGATCTAACCTCGCGTTTAGTGGCGATTCCCAGTGTTTCCGCTGAAAAACGCGATTTGCAGCCAGTGATCGATCTGGTGGTGGCTGAGTTAGCCGATTATCCAGCGGCCTTGCTGCATCACCGTGATGCCAATGTCTACCCAATGTTGGTGGTCAATTTCAACCAAGAACTGCGTAGCGATCTTATCTTAAATGCGCATTTGGATGTTGTGCCAGCCCGCCCTGAGCAATGGCAAGCCTTCGAGCGTGATGGTAAATTGTATGGTCGTGGCACGCAAGATATGAAGGGATCGGCGGCAGTCTACATTGAAATTATTAAGGAAATTGCCCAATTGCCTGCTGCGCAACGCCCTAGTGTCAGCTTTCAATTTGTCACCGACGAGGAAATTGGCGGTGCTAATGGCACGGCTTTATTACGTGATGAAGGTTGGCAGGCCAATCTATTTATTGCTGGCGAGCCGACTAACCTGAATATTTGTCATGGAGCCAAGGGCATTTTATGGTTGGCAGTCGAGCAGCCAGGTGTGCCAGCCCACGGCTCGCGGCCTTGGGAAGGCGTGAATCCAATTGAGCGCTTGGCCAGTGGGCTTGGGCGTTTGTACGACTATTATCCAACTCCTGCGCAAGAAATTTGGCGTACTACAGTCACGCCTGCGATTATCAAAGGCGGCGATGCTGGTAACCGCATTCCAGCCAATGCCCAACTTAATCTTGATATTCGCTGGACACCTGAAGAAGGCGCTGATGCGGTGATTGATAACGTTAAGCAAGCCTTTGCGACTACCAGCGAACCCAACCCCAACGTGCAGATTTTGCATCGTGGCACGGCCCTAAATACGCCTGCCGAGGAGCCAAACTTACAACGAATTGTTGATGCTCAACAAACCAGCCTTGGTCGCCAAGCCCAACTCTTCCGCGAGCATTTCGGCTCTGATGCCCGTTTCTACAGCGATGCAGGCATTCCAGCAGTCTGTTGGGGGCCAGAAGGCGCAGGCTTACACACCGACGACGAGTGGGTCAGCATCGATGGCTTGGTCAATTATTATCAGGCGGTCAAAGCCCTGCTTGGGATGTAG